A part of Solicola gregarius genomic DNA contains:
- a CDS encoding SIS domain-containing protein, with protein MFDDSRLDDAEVLSAADQRLRFLAEAGARVRAEVQLSAESIESLAEQGMPRAVVAAGKGARLLRAVLESACPVPFVAWPGPGLPGWTGPLDTVVVLAQATGDAGAATAVAEARRRGSTLILTSIRGSQIEELAAGPHSTVLTTQSDDSLAGAVVLLQAMARLRLGPAVDGEEVALALDGVASRCSPFVDSATNPAKLLALSLADGTPLLWGGSALAARAARRIAEAIRRETGRPAFAADVDHLLPVLERTPPKDVFADPFESGDSSVRASVLVVDDGSDDASVIAERVRLVEEAERCDVPVESVSETQGSELARYASALGLGTYLAAYLGIALSDA; from the coding sequence ATGTTCGACGACAGCCGTCTCGACGACGCCGAGGTGCTCAGTGCGGCCGACCAACGGCTGAGGTTCCTGGCCGAGGCCGGCGCGCGCGTACGCGCAGAGGTGCAGCTGTCGGCGGAGTCCATCGAGTCCCTAGCAGAGCAAGGGATGCCGCGGGCCGTCGTCGCGGCGGGCAAGGGTGCGCGGCTGCTTCGCGCCGTACTCGAGTCGGCCTGCCCGGTACCCTTCGTCGCCTGGCCGGGCCCCGGCCTGCCGGGCTGGACCGGGCCGCTCGACACGGTCGTCGTACTCGCCCAGGCGACCGGCGACGCGGGTGCCGCGACGGCCGTCGCAGAGGCCCGCAGGCGAGGCTCGACGCTGATCCTCACCTCGATCCGCGGCTCGCAGATCGAGGAGCTCGCCGCCGGTCCGCACTCGACGGTGCTGACCACCCAGAGCGACGACTCGCTCGCCGGTGCGGTCGTACTTCTCCAGGCCATGGCGCGGTTGCGGCTGGGTCCGGCGGTCGACGGCGAGGAGGTCGCGCTGGCGCTCGACGGCGTCGCATCGCGCTGCTCGCCCTTCGTCGACTCCGCAACCAATCCGGCGAAGCTGCTCGCGCTGTCGCTCGCTGACGGGACGCCGCTGCTGTGGGGCGGCTCCGCGCTCGCGGCGCGTGCGGCGAGGAGGATCGCCGAGGCGATCCGCCGCGAGACCGGGAGGCCGGCGTTCGCGGCGGACGTCGACCACCTGCTGCCCGTGCTCGAGCGCACGCCGCCGAAGGACGTGTTCGCCGATCCTTTCGAGTCCGGCGACTCGTCGGTTCGCGCGAGCGTGCTGGTCGTCGACGACGGCTCCGACGATGCATCCGTGATCGCCGAGCGCGTACGACTCGTCGAGGAGGCCGAGCGCTGCGACGTACCGGTCGAGTCCGTGAGCGAGACCCAAGGGTCCGAGCTTGCGCGCTACGCGTCGGCCCTCGGACTCGGTACGTACCTCGCCGCCTACCTCGGCATAGCCCTCTCCGACGCCTGA
- a CDS encoding Trm112 family protein gives MNLDASLLEILVCPVCRSRLAVDEEASALVCAACPQTYEVRDGIPVLTVADDAPNS, from the coding sequence ATGAACCTGGACGCGTCGCTACTGGAGATCCTCGTCTGCCCGGTCTGTCGGTCCCGGCTGGCCGTCGACGAGGAGGCGTCGGCGCTCGTGTGTGCGGCATGTCCGCAGACGTACGAGGTGCGCGACGGCATCCCCGTGCTGACGGTCGCCGACGACGCCCCGAACTCCTGA
- a CDS encoding DUF5719 family protein — protein MSRRIETPRPTGGGGARTTVLLAAVVVLVVAALLAVAATRTSGDDVAPAATEGIAGTAPISAVGRACATFGTAKTTPPALDVGSTTLQSDDASGDGSSTAATSPDGKDVSALKLDGPGTWADASVPGGKASAVIVDARGGLAPYSSAFATTRPPGALGSGLAVQGCPSAHAESWFVGAGSTAEHASTLVLTNPGEVEAVVDVAMYGTDGEVSVVGGAGIVVEPGDTTRLPLERLGTGEDELALSVQTSRGTVSASVLDATGEIAAHRGSDYLPSAAAPSTDSVVAGVPAGADGRELVIANPGDRAANVSISVLGKDGEFTPSGFESASVGAGAVKKLALPDQVDKAAMSVRLESEVPVTGAVRALSSDDVAYASSADPFSGPVAVPVAIDDTSVEVAASSAELQGTTALQVRAYDAGGKSVGKADLELEAGRTTVFDPVDETGASDAAYVTLASSGQGARAAATFADGEDWSTVPLTELPSTVVRPAVGSRGLR, from the coding sequence ATGAGTAGACGGATCGAGACGCCGCGGCCGACAGGAGGCGGCGGCGCACGTACGACCGTGCTGCTCGCGGCAGTGGTCGTGCTGGTCGTGGCGGCGTTGCTTGCGGTCGCCGCCACTCGTACGAGCGGCGACGACGTGGCGCCGGCCGCGACCGAAGGCATTGCCGGCACCGCTCCGATCTCGGCCGTCGGGAGGGCCTGCGCGACGTTCGGCACAGCGAAGACGACGCCGCCCGCGCTCGACGTCGGAAGCACGACTCTGCAGTCCGACGACGCGTCGGGCGACGGGTCCAGTACCGCTGCGACGTCTCCCGATGGGAAGGACGTGTCGGCGTTGAAGCTCGACGGCCCGGGTACGTGGGCGGACGCGTCGGTTCCCGGGGGGAAGGCATCCGCCGTCATCGTGGACGCCCGCGGCGGTCTCGCGCCGTACAGCAGCGCGTTCGCCACGACCCGGCCGCCCGGTGCGCTCGGGTCGGGCCTCGCCGTTCAGGGCTGCCCGTCCGCCCATGCGGAGTCGTGGTTCGTGGGCGCGGGTAGCACCGCCGAGCATGCGTCGACTTTGGTGCTGACGAACCCAGGAGAGGTCGAGGCGGTCGTAGACGTCGCGATGTACGGCACCGACGGGGAGGTCAGCGTCGTCGGGGGTGCTGGAATCGTCGTCGAGCCCGGCGACACGACGCGACTGCCGCTCGAGCGGTTGGGCACGGGCGAGGACGAGCTGGCGCTGTCGGTGCAGACGAGTCGCGGGACGGTGTCGGCGTCGGTGCTCGACGCCACCGGCGAGATCGCCGCCCACCGGGGCTCCGATTACCTGCCGTCGGCCGCCGCTCCGTCGACCGACTCCGTCGTCGCGGGCGTACCGGCTGGGGCCGACGGCCGTGAGCTGGTCATCGCCAATCCCGGCGACCGTGCCGCGAACGTGTCGATCAGCGTGCTGGGCAAGGACGGCGAGTTCACGCCGAGTGGGTTCGAGAGCGCGTCGGTCGGCGCGGGTGCGGTCAAGAAGCTGGCCCTGCCCGACCAGGTCGACAAGGCGGCGATGTCGGTCCGCCTCGAGTCGGAGGTTCCGGTCACGGGAGCCGTTCGTGCGCTGTCGTCGGACGACGTCGCGTACGCCTCGTCAGCCGATCCCTTCAGCGGTCCGGTCGCCGTTCCCGTGGCGATCGACGACACGTCGGTGGAGGTCGCCGCGTCGTCGGCGGAGCTGCAGGGCACGACTGCGCTGCAGGTACGCGCGTACGACGCCGGCGGCAAGTCGGTCGGCAAGGCCGACCTCGAGCTGGAGGCCGGCCGGACGACGGTGTTCGACCCCGTCGACGAGACCGGCGCTTCCGACGCCGCGTACGTCACCCTCGCCTCGTCCGGGCAGGGCGCACGCGCCGCCGCGACGTTCGCCGACGGCGAAGACTGGAGCACCGTGCCGCTGACCGAGCTGCCGTCGACGGTCGTCCGCCCCGCGGTCGGATCGCGGGGGCTGCGCTGA
- the ahcY gene encoding adenosylhomocysteinase codes for MEFNVADLSLAEYGRTEITLAEHEMPGLMAMRERYSGSAPLAGARIAGSLHMTVQTAVLIETLVDLGAEVRWASCNIFSTQDHAAAAVVVGRDGTPDAPAGVPVFAWKGESLAEYWDCAEKIMTWPEGRDANMILDDGGDATMLVHLGKEYEDQGVVPPPESTDNAELREVLKVLGRSLQEDPKKWTRIAEKIQGVTEETTTGVHRLYERSRDNTLLFTAINVNDSVTKSKFDNKYGCRHSLVDGINRATDVLIGGKVAVICGYGDVGKGCAESLRGQGARVIVTEIDPICALQAAMDGYQVARLDDVVGDADIIVTATGCKDVVTADHIAAMKHQAILGNIGHFDNEIDMAGLAETPGVERKQVKPQVDVWTYSDGKSVIVLSEGRLLNLGNATGHPSFVMSNSFTNQVLAQIEIFTKADSYPIGVHVLPKHLDEEVARLHLESLGVDLTELTKDQAHYLGIDVAGPYKSELYRY; via the coding sequence ATGGAATTCAACGTTGCCGACCTGAGTCTTGCCGAGTACGGCCGCACTGAGATCACCCTCGCCGAGCACGAGATGCCCGGGCTGATGGCGATGCGCGAGCGCTACAGCGGGTCTGCGCCCCTCGCCGGCGCTCGGATCGCCGGCTCACTGCACATGACGGTTCAGACCGCCGTACTGATCGAGACGCTCGTCGACCTCGGTGCCGAGGTCCGCTGGGCGAGCTGCAACATCTTCTCCACCCAGGACCACGCGGCGGCGGCCGTCGTCGTCGGCCGCGACGGCACGCCGGACGCGCCCGCCGGAGTTCCGGTCTTCGCATGGAAGGGCGAGTCGCTCGCCGAGTACTGGGACTGCGCGGAGAAGATCATGACGTGGCCCGAGGGTCGCGACGCGAACATGATCCTCGACGACGGCGGCGACGCGACGATGCTCGTCCACCTCGGCAAGGAGTACGAGGACCAAGGCGTCGTACCACCGCCCGAGAGCACCGACAACGCCGAGCTGCGCGAGGTCCTGAAGGTCTTGGGTCGTTCCCTCCAGGAAGACCCGAAGAAGTGGACCCGCATCGCCGAGAAGATCCAGGGTGTGACCGAGGAGACGACGACCGGCGTCCACCGCCTGTACGAGCGCTCGCGCGACAACACGCTGCTGTTCACCGCGATCAATGTGAACGACTCGGTGACCAAGTCGAAGTTCGACAACAAGTACGGCTGTCGCCACTCGCTCGTCGATGGCATCAACCGGGCGACCGACGTGCTGATCGGCGGCAAGGTCGCCGTGATCTGCGGCTACGGCGATGTCGGCAAGGGCTGCGCCGAGTCCCTTCGGGGGCAGGGCGCTCGCGTGATCGTGACCGAGATCGACCCTATCTGCGCACTGCAGGCGGCGATGGACGGATACCAGGTCGCACGCCTCGACGACGTCGTCGGCGACGCCGACATCATCGTCACCGCGACCGGCTGCAAGGACGTCGTCACCGCCGACCACATCGCGGCGATGAAGCACCAGGCGATCCTCGGCAACATCGGCCACTTCGACAACGAGATCGACATGGCCGGCCTGGCCGAGACCCCGGGCGTCGAGCGCAAGCAGGTGAAGCCGCAGGTCGACGTCTGGACGTACTCCGACGGCAAGTCCGTCATCGTCCTTTCCGAGGGCAGGCTGCTCAACCTGGGCAACGCGACGGGTCACCCGTCGTTCGTCATGTCGAACTCCTTCACGAACCAGGTGCTGGCGCAGATCGAGATCTTCACCAAGGCAGACAGCTACCCGATCGGCGTGCACGTGCTTCCCAAGCACCTCGACGAGGAGGTGGCACGGCTGCACCTCGAGTCGTTGGGCGTCGACCTGACCGAGCTGACGAAGGATCAGGCGCACTACCTCGGGATCGATGTTGCCGGCCCGTACAAGTCGGAGCTCTACCGATACTGA
- the manB gene encoding phosphohexomutase domain-containing protein (converts mannose-6-phosphate to mannose-1-phosphate; the resulting product is then converted to GDP-mannose by ManC which is then used in the synthesis of mannose-containing glycoconjugates that are important for mediating entry into host cells), whose translation MTPPTSARVDAVLKAYDVRGATPDPLDPELAAAYATAFAEHVDPGAERPIVLGRDLRTSSEPIAAAVADALTAAGWNVVDVGVCSTDLLYFGSGEHDTPGIMITASHNPARDNGMKFCRRGARPIGRDDGLAEVAERAKALLAGETIRIGPRGVRTPTDLSGQYADRLVGLAPVHGRRLRVVVDAANAVAGVTTPVVFELLPVDLVPLYFEPDGTFPHHEPNPLAPENLVDLQAAVRTHGADLGLAFDGDADRCFVVDETGAVVSGSAIACLIASRVLRDHPGATILHNLICSRSVPETITANGGVPVRTPVGHSLIKAEMARTGARFGGEHSGHFYFADFFLADSGMLAALHVLGALASADVPLSELLAPYDLYSASGEVNSTVADPVAAMRRVVDAYDGTDEIEVDRLDGVTVGHPGWWFNVRASNTEPVVRLNVEALDHASMEALRDEVLNLIRRA comes from the coding sequence GTGACGCCGCCGACCAGCGCGCGAGTCGACGCCGTCCTCAAGGCGTACGACGTCCGCGGCGCGACACCTGACCCGCTCGATCCGGAGCTGGCGGCCGCGTACGCGACGGCGTTCGCCGAGCACGTCGATCCGGGTGCCGAGCGCCCGATCGTGCTGGGTCGCGACCTGCGTACCTCATCGGAGCCGATCGCCGCCGCGGTCGCGGACGCGCTGACGGCCGCCGGCTGGAACGTCGTCGACGTCGGTGTCTGCTCGACGGACCTGCTGTACTTCGGATCCGGAGAGCATGACACGCCGGGCATCATGATCACCGCGAGCCACAATCCCGCACGCGACAACGGCATGAAGTTCTGTCGGCGCGGCGCGCGGCCGATCGGCCGAGATGACGGGCTGGCCGAGGTCGCCGAGCGGGCGAAGGCGCTGCTCGCCGGCGAGACCATACGAATCGGGCCCCGCGGCGTACGCACGCCGACGGACCTGTCCGGGCAGTACGCCGACCGTCTCGTCGGGCTGGCTCCCGTGCATGGTCGACGGCTGAGGGTCGTCGTCGATGCCGCGAACGCGGTAGCCGGGGTGACCACTCCCGTGGTCTTCGAGTTGCTGCCGGTCGATCTCGTGCCCCTCTACTTCGAGCCCGACGGGACGTTCCCCCACCACGAGCCGAACCCGCTCGCGCCCGAGAACCTCGTCGACCTGCAGGCGGCCGTGCGCACGCACGGAGCCGACCTCGGTCTCGCGTTCGACGGCGACGCCGACCGATGCTTCGTCGTCGACGAGACCGGTGCGGTGGTCAGTGGATCGGCGATCGCCTGTCTGATCGCGTCACGGGTGCTGCGAGACCATCCGGGGGCGACGATCCTGCACAACCTGATCTGCTCGCGGTCCGTGCCCGAGACGATCACCGCGAACGGCGGCGTCCCCGTACGCACGCCGGTCGGGCATTCGCTGATCAAGGCCGAGATGGCGCGCACCGGCGCGCGCTTCGGCGGCGAGCACTCGGGACACTTCTACTTCGCCGACTTCTTCCTCGCAGATTCGGGCATGCTCGCCGCGTTGCACGTGCTCGGCGCGCTGGCCTCCGCGGACGTACCGCTATCGGAGCTGCTCGCGCCGTACGACCTGTACTCGGCGTCGGGCGAGGTCAACAGCACGGTCGCCGACCCGGTCGCCGCGATGCGTCGGGTCGTCGATGCGTACGACGGCACCGACGAGATCGAGGTCGACCGCCTGGACGGCGTCACGGTCGGCCATCCCGGCTGGTGGTTCAACGTACGTGCCTCGAACACCGAGCCGGTCGTGAGGCTCAACGTGGAGGCGCTCGACCACGCGTCGATGGAGGCACTGCGCGACGAGGTCCTGAACCTGATCCGCCGCGCGTGA
- a CDS encoding DUF3499 domain-containing protein: protein MSPVRRCSRTACARQAIATLTYVYSDQTAVLGPLATYAEPHSYDLCEFHSERLSAPRGWEVLRLAPDPDAMQPSHDDLEALADAVREAARPVEAPEPQGDGVEVGRRGHLRVLRSNQP from the coding sequence GTGAGTCCAGTCCGCCGTTGTTCGCGTACTGCCTGCGCGCGACAAGCGATCGCCACGTTGACGTACGTGTACTCGGATCAGACGGCGGTGCTCGGCCCGCTCGCGACCTACGCCGAGCCGCACAGCTACGACCTGTGCGAGTTCCACTCCGAGCGGCTGTCCGCGCCGCGCGGCTGGGAGGTGCTTCGGCTCGCTCCCGATCCCGATGCGATGCAGCCGTCGCACGACGACCTGGAGGCACTCGCCGACGCCGTGCGCGAGGCAGCGCGGCCGGTCGAGGCGCCCGAGCCGCAGGGAGACGGCGTCGAGGTCGGCCGCCGCGGCCACCTCCGGGTGCTGCGCTCGAACCAGCCGTGA
- a CDS encoding glycosyltransferase family 2 protein translates to MPPTVAAVLVTHNGARWLPQTLAALGAQTFHAGSGIAVDVDSKDDTPALLSGTFHESLIVRVASGTGFGDAVRAGLDALPRTEWIWLLHDDCAPAPDALERLLDDALSTGADVVGPKLREWPTLRRLLEVGVSITGTGHRETGLERGEPDQGQHDRARDVLAVSSAGMLVRRDLWDALGGLDPELPLYFDDVDFGWRVARHGGRTRVVPRSVMFHAEASARSQRPTARRVHPSPRRDAREGALYTLLSNASLPGFCWQSVRLFVGSLLRVIGLVLVKAPGDARQELAALFSVYVRPWRILAARRRRAATSTVAPGDVRHLLPAWTIPYRHGIDEVGDVLWGFARTPDAESSGRRAMVVEYSHVADLDDEAEPDRGLVAFARRHPWACVVAALTVVSLVACWGLIGGGSLSGGALLPAPETTGAWWSTFAASWHDVGLGSDAFGPPYAFVLAALSVVTFGHPGLVVDVVVIGAVPLAALTAHRLARRFLSSGRLQIAWALAYAFAVVASGALGQGRFGTLLGLVLAPVVVNSSISLVQRSSLRRGWQEGLRVGLWLSLLTAFVPIAYALTIGGLVIAVGLRGRGREWLSLGLAAVVPFGVLGPWMWERALDPGLWWWEAGLADGGFGSLEPTVLDIALGQAGGPYAAPALFGVGLLAVGLAALIPARRRQAVLWAWLVALICLAFAVIGAGTTFEVPGISGETSAWVGFATVCWLTALAAGGAIALDGLGAGEGRALGRTLGVAGLVVGLSAPVLMAGWWVLHADGGAVGRGDPSDLPAYLAADAERTGGSVVVLDTADGAALTYSVHTDDGPRLGDESVMPATDANPDFATLVSALASDPTADDVEELAGYGVHAVYARPPVDESVTVAFDSAPGITPSGSSVPGSRVWMLESPADPPEGDGNALRPWIVAAELTVLVVVLVVATPGRRSRRRA, encoded by the coding sequence ATCCCCCCGACCGTCGCTGCGGTACTCGTCACGCACAACGGCGCCCGCTGGCTTCCTCAGACGCTCGCCGCGCTCGGCGCCCAGACGTTCCACGCGGGCAGCGGAATCGCGGTCGACGTCGACTCCAAGGACGATACGCCGGCGCTGCTGTCGGGGACGTTCCACGAGTCGTTGATCGTGCGTGTCGCCTCCGGCACCGGTTTCGGCGATGCCGTACGCGCGGGCCTCGACGCGCTGCCACGCACCGAGTGGATCTGGCTGCTTCACGACGACTGTGCGCCGGCCCCCGATGCACTCGAGCGGCTGCTCGACGACGCGCTCTCCACCGGAGCCGACGTCGTCGGCCCCAAGCTCCGGGAGTGGCCGACGCTTCGGCGGCTTCTGGAGGTCGGCGTCTCGATCACGGGCACGGGCCATCGCGAGACCGGACTCGAGCGCGGCGAACCCGACCAGGGCCAGCACGACCGCGCACGCGACGTACTCGCGGTCAGCAGCGCGGGAATGCTCGTGCGACGCGACCTGTGGGACGCCCTCGGCGGCCTCGATCCCGAGCTTCCGCTGTACTTCGACGATGTCGACTTCGGCTGGCGCGTCGCCCGACACGGCGGTCGTACGCGCGTCGTTCCGCGGTCGGTCATGTTCCACGCCGAGGCGAGCGCCCGGTCGCAACGTCCGACGGCGCGGCGGGTTCACCCGAGCCCGCGCCGCGACGCGCGCGAGGGCGCCCTGTACACCCTGCTGAGCAACGCGAGCCTGCCGGGATTCTGCTGGCAGTCCGTGCGCCTGTTCGTTGGTTCGTTGCTGCGCGTGATCGGTCTGGTCCTGGTCAAGGCTCCCGGCGACGCTCGTCAGGAGCTCGCCGCCCTGTTCTCGGTCTACGTACGCCCATGGCGGATCCTCGCCGCGCGCCGACGCCGGGCCGCGACCTCGACCGTCGCACCCGGCGACGTACGTCACCTGCTGCCGGCGTGGACGATCCCGTACCGGCATGGCATCGACGAGGTCGGCGACGTGCTGTGGGGATTCGCGAGAACGCCCGACGCGGAGTCGTCCGGTCGTCGTGCGATGGTCGTCGAGTACTCCCATGTCGCCGACCTCGATGACGAGGCCGAACCCGACCGGGGGCTCGTCGCCTTTGCGCGACGCCATCCATGGGCGTGTGTCGTCGCGGCCCTGACGGTCGTCTCGCTGGTCGCCTGTTGGGGCCTGATCGGTGGCGGATCCCTTTCGGGGGGTGCGCTGCTTCCGGCACCCGAAACGACCGGCGCGTGGTGGAGCACCTTCGCCGCGTCCTGGCACGACGTCGGTCTCGGCAGCGACGCGTTCGGCCCGCCGTATGCGTTCGTGCTCGCCGCGTTGTCCGTGGTGACGTTCGGCCATCCCGGACTCGTCGTCGACGTGGTCGTGATCGGCGCCGTCCCGCTGGCGGCGCTCACCGCCCACCGTCTGGCGCGACGGTTCCTGTCGTCCGGCCGGCTCCAGATCGCGTGGGCACTCGCGTACGCATTCGCCGTCGTCGCCTCCGGCGCACTCGGACAGGGGCGCTTCGGCACGCTGCTCGGTCTCGTCCTGGCGCCGGTCGTCGTCAACTCGTCCATCTCGCTCGTGCAGCGCTCGTCGCTGCGTCGTGGCTGGCAGGAGGGCCTTCGGGTCGGGCTGTGGCTGAGCCTGCTCACTGCATTCGTGCCGATCGCGTACGCGTTGACCATCGGTGGGCTCGTGATCGCCGTCGGCCTGCGCGGCCGCGGGCGTGAGTGGCTGTCGCTGGGCCTGGCCGCGGTCGTGCCGTTCGGCGTCCTCGGTCCCTGGATGTGGGAGCGTGCGCTCGACCCGGGCCTGTGGTGGTGGGAGGCCGGGCTCGCCGACGGCGGGTTCGGCTCCTTGGAGCCCACCGTTCTCGACATCGCGCTCGGCCAGGCCGGTGGGCCGTACGCCGCGCCCGCGCTGTTCGGGGTGGGACTGCTCGCCGTCGGACTGGCCGCGCTGATCCCCGCGCGGAGACGGCAAGCGGTGTTGTGGGCGTGGCTCGTCGCGTTGATCTGTCTCGCGTTCGCCGTCATCGGTGCGGGTACGACCTTCGAGGTGCCCGGTATCTCGGGGGAGACGTCGGCATGGGTCGGTTTCGCCACGGTCTGCTGGCTCACAGCCCTCGCCGCCGGTGGCGCGATCGCGCTCGACGGTCTGGGGGCGGGTGAGGGGCGCGCGCTGGGTCGTACGCTCGGGGTCGCCGGACTCGTGGTCGGGCTGTCCGCGCCGGTGCTGATGGCCGGTTGGTGGGTGCTGCACGCCGACGGCGGCGCGGTCGGTCGGGGTGACCCGAGTGACCTGCCGGCGTACCTCGCGGCCGACGCGGAGCGGACGGGCGGATCGGTTGTCGTACTCGACACCGCAGACGGCGCGGCGTTGACGTACTCCGTACACACCGACGACGGGCCGCGACTCGGCGATGAGTCGGTCATGCCCGCCACCGACGCGAATCCGGACTTCGCCACCCTCGTCTCGGCGCTGGCCTCCGACCCGACCGCCGACGACGTCGAGGAGCTGGCGGGCTATGGGGTCCATGCGGTCTATGCCAGGCCACCCGTCGACGAGTCGGTGACGGTCGCCTTCGACTCCGCGCCAGGCATCACCCCGTCGGGGAGCAGTGTGCCCGGCTCACGCGTGTGGATGCTCGAGTCGCCGGCCGATCCTCCCGAGGGCGACGGCAACGCGCTGCGGCCGTGGATCGTCGCCGCCGAGCTGACCGTCCTGGTCGTGGTCCTCGTGGTCGCGACACCCGGCAGGCGCAGCAGGAGGCGGGCATGA
- a CDS encoding metallopeptidase family protein: MRPKATHAPARSGRRRDRRGRGTRGPLALPGPLAPDGVPAQRSPAEEFDDLVLAVVDRLRTRFPERVDAVEFAVEDHPLLPEEWVRHVPYASSVPEGPDTRARVVVFRRPLLTHSEDATDLADLLLDTLIEELAVLWGVDPDDLDPPR, translated from the coding sequence ATGAGGCCGAAAGCAACGCACGCACCCGCGCGATCGGGTCGACGGCGCGATCGCCGCGGGCGAGGGACGCGCGGTCCGCTCGCGTTACCGGGTCCGTTGGCACCCGACGGCGTGCCGGCCCAGCGGTCACCCGCCGAAGAATTCGACGACCTCGTCCTCGCCGTCGTCGACCGGTTGCGCACTCGATTTCCCGAGCGGGTCGACGCGGTCGAGTTCGCCGTCGAGGACCATCCGCTGCTTCCCGAGGAGTGGGTACGCCACGTTCCGTACGCAAGCAGCGTGCCGGAGGGACCCGATACCCGTGCCCGGGTGGTGGTGTTCCGCCGGCCACTGCTCACCCACAGCGAGGACGCCACCGATCTCGCCGACTTGCTGCTCGACACGCTCATCGAGGAGCTGGCGGTGCTGTGGGGAGTCGACCCCGACGACCTCGACCCACCCCGCTGA